TTCTGGAGCAAACTATTACTTATGGTGCGTCAAGTTTTGGAACAGATATTATGTTGAGAACAGGGCAGTTTTTTGAAAAACTGGAATTCAACCTGGATATGGCTGTAGTAAGTGAAAACAGAGACTATACAAGGCCCGCCGTTTATACAGATTCAGGATTCGGTTTCAGCAAAATGACGCTGGGGGCAAAATACCTTGTTTATAAACCTGAATACGCGGATAAGTCGAAAGAGATCAGAAGCTGGAAGGCACGACATAGTTTTGACAAAAAGAGGCTTATACCTGCCGTGGGTGTTTACGCAGGGCTCAATACCAATTTACTAACGGACCTGCACAAGAACCCTGAAGGGATCAGTCCCAGGTTTGCCATTTATACCCAAAACGACCTTTCCGAGCGATTGATTGTTCTGCTCAACCTTATAGCTGATAAGGCTTTTACCAACGAAGCCGAAAATTCTTATATCATTACCGTAACCTATACCTTATTTGAAAACTGGTCCATATTTGGTGAAAATCAAGGATTTTTTAGAAAAAATGTTCCCAATGACTTTCAGTTCGGTGCGGGAGGTGCTTACCTGATCAATCCGAATATGCAGGCGGATTTTTCTGCTCGTATGATAGTAGACTCTCGCGGGGACAATACTTATTTAGTAGGAGGCGGCGTTTCATGGAGGCTGGATAAACATAAAGACCAGGTCATTGTTACCACGCCGGAGAATGACGAAATCAATGTACCACAGCAAAAGAAAAGTTTCTTTGACACCATCACTTTTGGCCTGTTTGCCGGGAATAAATCGTCGAATAGTGGTAAGATGAGAGAGGTTAAAACCTCGAAAGTAAAACCTAGAGAACTTCAGGCTCCCGTTAACAAAAAGGCCCAGAAAGCAAGAAAAAAAGCGAGTAAACAAGCCGAAAAGGAGAGAAAACAAAGAGAAAAAGCTCAAAAAAAACAGAAATAAAATTAGAAATCCACTAATTTTGCCGAATGATTCAAATTAAGGAGATTTCGACTAAGAAGGAGCTTGAGGAATTTGTAAAATTCCCTTTTAAATTATACAAAGGAAACCCCTATTGGGTTCCCCCTATCATCAATCAGGAAGTAGCAGGCTTTGACAAAGAAACCAACCCTGTTTTTGAACATGCCGATGCACGTTTCTTTTTGGCCATAAAAGGCAAAGAAATTGTTGGAAGAGTGGCCGCGATCATTAATAATATTGAAGTAAAGCACCAAAATGTTAGCCGAATGCGTTTCGGATGGATTGATTTTATTGATGACCTGGAGGTAAGTAAAGCCTTAATAGATAAAGTTGAGGAAATTGGAAGAAAGGCGGGTCTTGATTTTATTGAAGGTCCTCTTGGCTTCTCCAATTTAGATAAGGTCGGAGTATTGACTGAAGGATTCGAAATCATGAGCACCATGGTAACCTGGTACAATTACCCTTATTATGCTCAACATTTTAAAAAACTCGGCCTTGTTCCCGGACAAAAATTTATAGAGACCAATTTCAAACTGGAGGATGTGGACATTGCTAAATACCAGAAATATGCCTCATTGATTAAAAGGAGGTATAAACTGAAAGCGATAAATTTTAAATCTTCCAGGGAGGTACTGCCTTATGTTGAAGAAATGTTCCACCTTTTTAATACTTCATACGCAAAATTATCTTCATTTGTACCTGTAAGTGATAAACAAATAGCCTATTTAAAGAAGAAATTTATCAGTTTTGTCAATCCTGAATACATAAAGTTTATCGTTGACGAAAAAGGAAAACTGGTTACCTTTTCCATAACTATGCCTTCTTTTGCCAGAGCCCTGCAAAAGGCCAATGGAAAGTTGTTTCCAACCGGATTTCTTCACCTTCTTTACGCCAAAAAATACGCTAAGGCCTCGGTATTTTTTTTGATAGGGATCGCTCCGGAATACCAGAAAAAAGGAGTAACTGCCATTGTGTTTGACGAGTTCTTTAAAACCTACAGCTCCAAGGGCGTTACAAAAATGATTATTACTCCCGAACTTGAAGAGAATAAGGATATTCAACTGATCTGGAAAAATTTTAAACCTCAAGTTCATAAAAGAAGATGCACCATGAGAATGGACATCACTAAAAAATGATCTTTAAATGTAAAGTGCGGGGAAATAATTACATTTAACCTTTACTAGAAACTTTATGCAATTATTTTTCAATCCTGACATATCAAGTTCCGAGGAATTTATCTCCTTTACAAAGGAAGAGAGCCGACATATTGTAAAAGTATTGCGTAAAAAACCCGGGGATCTGCTTAAGATCACCAATGGAAAAGGAGGGTTGTTTTCGGTTGAAATTGAACAGGCTTATGATAAAAAATGTACCGGTCGAATTTTGAATTATGAAGAAAAACCGAAAGAATGGCCGTATTACCTTCATATTGCCATTGCCCCAACAAAGCTCAATGACCGCATGGAGTGGTTTCTTGAAAAGGCCACTGAAATAGGAATTGACGAGATAACTCCTGTAATATGTGACCGTTCAGAGCGAAAACAGGTAAAGCAGGAACGTATGGAAAAAGTGATCATTTCAGCGATGAAGCAATCACTTAAATTCCGGATGCCCTTTTTAAATCCTGTAATTGGATTTAGTGAATTTTTAAAAAGCGCTGACTGGGATCTGGGTTTGATCGCCCACTGTGAAGATGGAGACAAAACAAGTCTCAAGAATTTCTTACCTTTTAAAAAAAGAATTCTGATAATGATAGGCCCCGAAGGAGATTTCTCTACAAGAGAAATTGAAGAAGCCATGAAGACTAACTTAAAACCTGTCAGTCTGGGGAAAAGCAGATTAAGAACAGAAACTGCAGGGATCGTTGCCTGTCATACTGTTTCAGTTTTAAATGAATAAGTATAAAATCATGAAGTTCAAACTCAGGAATATCCTGGAATCGAAACCTCTTCTGTTGAAGATATTTCTTATGTTGGTAATTGGCCAGTTCAGTTATGCTCAGGAAGTTGGAATTTTGAAATATGACGGTGGTGGAGACTGGTATGCAAACCCTACTGCGGTCCCTAATTTAATTCGATTCTGTAACGAAAACATACGAACTAATATCGATGAAAAACCAGATAATATTGAACCTCAAAGTAAAGAACTCTTCAGTTATCCGATTGTTTTTCTGACGGGGCATGGAAATGTATATTTTTCAGATGATGCTATCAATAACATCAGGAATTATCTCATTTCAGGAGGTTTCCTGCATATTTCCGACAATTATGGTCTTGACACTTATATTCGGAGGGAAATGAAAAAAGTTTTTCCCGAAATTGAATTCGTCGAAATCCCTTTTGATCATGCTATTTATCATCAGTCCTATGATTTTGACGGCCTCCCAAAGATCCATGAACACGATAAAAAACCAGCAAGTGGGTATGGATTGTTTTATGAAGGAAGACTAATTTGTTTTTATGATTATGAAAGCGATCTAAGCGATGGCTGGGAAGATGAATTTGTTCATAATGATCCGCCTGAGGTCCGGTTAAAAGCCCTTCAGATGGGTGCCAATATTATTTCTTACGCTTTCAAAAACTAGTTCCTTAAAAATAGTTACATGACAGACATTGACAGTATCCATATTCATTTTAATTCCGATAATTTATGGGTGGTAAACCTGACGCTTTCTCTGGTAATGTTTGGAGTGGCACTGGATATTAAAGTTTCGGATTTTACCAACCTTTTAAAATCGCCCAGGCCCGTCATCGTAGGAATTGTTTCACAGTTTATCCTTATTCCTCTGGTTACGTTTTTGATGATCATTATGATAAACCCGTATCCAAGTGTTGCCTTGGGAATGATCATGGTTGCAGCATGTCCGGGAGGAAATATTTCAAACTTTATGACTAAACTCGCTGGAGGTAATACCGCGTTATCAGTAAGCCTTACGGCTTTCGCCTCGCTGGCTGCCCTTGTCATGACTCCTTTGAATTTTGCCATTTGGGGAAGCTTTTACACGCCTACAAAGGAGATCTTAAAATCTGTTCAGGTATCACCTACTGAGGTGGCCCGCTTTGTACTCCTCATACTTGGAATTCCGTTGATTCTTGGTATGGTCATCAAAAATTATCATCCAAATTTTGCAACCAAGGCATCTCGATTTCTCAAACCCATTTCCATTTTAATATTCCTGTCTTTTATAGTTGTGGCCTTTTACAATAATTTGGATATTTTTATGGATCATATCCATTATGTATTCTTTTTGGTGATAGCTCACAATACCCTGTTGCTTCTTACGGGGTTTTATTTCGCCAGGATGAACAAACTTTCTTATCTTGATCAGAAGACTTTAAGCATCGAAACAGGAATACAAAATTCGGGATTGGGGCTGCTGCTGGTATTTAGTTTTTTTGACGGACTCGGAGGAATGGCGCTTCTGGTGGCTTTCTGGGCAATATGGGATATTGCGTCAGGACTTTTGATTGCTTATTTTTGGTCCGAAAAAACGGTTAAGGAAAATAAATGAAGAAACTCTGGTACCTTTTTGTGAAGTTTTACATTCGAACGGGATTCGCTTTTTATTTCAAAAGAGTGCTTGTCTCGGGTAAAGAGAATGTACCAAAAGGGAAAGCTATATTATTTGTTGCAAATCATCAAAATGCCTTGATTGACCCTCTACTTATTGGGTCGGTTTCTCCACGGGAACTAAACTTTTTGACCCGGGCAGACGTATTTAACAAAAGACTGGTCAGGTGGCTCCTGTCCACCGTGAACATGCTTCCTATTTACAGGATAAAAGACGGGATCAACAGTCTTTCGAGGAATGAAGAAGTTTTTGAGAAATGTTATAAAATTTTAAACAATAAAGGCACAGTACTCATTTTTCCGGAAGGAAATCACAATATTCAAAGAAGGCTTAGAATTTTGAGCAAGGGGTTTACCCGAATTATTTTCGGTACCTTAAAAATCAATCCGGATCTGGAAATTGTTGTTGTACCTATTGGGATCAATTATTCCAACGCCAAGAAATACGCCAGCAGTGTTCATCTTATTTTTGGTGAACCCATTATTGTCAACGATCACCATAAAGAATCTGCCTTAAACGGGGCATCCTCTCAACTGAAAACCGACGTTAGTAATGCCATGAAAAAGCTCATTACTCATATTGAAAATGCCGAACATCACGATACGATCACGGCTAAATTCCATGAGGAGGAATTTCTACACCCCAACAAAGTAAATCAAAGGATCAGCGAACTAGGTCATGAGGAGGAATTTGAAAAAACCGTCGAGAGTGAATTTCATTTGTTAAAACCATTGATCCACATGAACAGTTTTTTCCCGTTGCTTATCTGGCGAAAGTTTTATCCTAAAATAGTTGAAGAAGAATTTATCGCGACCTATCGATTTTCAATGGGTATTTCAATTTTCCCGCTATTTTATCTGCTGCAGTCCTTTATTGTATATCTGCTTCTTGGAAGCACTGCTTCGTATTTTTACCTGGCATTCAGCTTTTTGATCGTTTTCCTTTACGTAAAATCAAAGTGATCGGCACTTTTAATCCATGATGGATTCCTGAATTAACCCCTGAACCACCGTTCTAATATCGGCATCCCCCAGCTTGTTGTTTTCGCGGGTCGGATAAACGCGATTCGAAAGGAACACATAAACAATTTCCGTCTCAGGATCTGCAAAAGTGTAGGTGCCGGTGTAACCGCTATGGCCAAAACTTTTAAACGAAATACAGCCACAGGTAGCCATTGATTCATCTAATTGAGGCTTATCAAAACCTAAGCCCCTTCTTACTCCGTTTTCCTCAAAATATCTTTTATTGAACTTATCAAAAGACTCTGGTTTGAAGTAACTTTTCCCACCATAGTAACCCTTTTGAAGATACATCTGCATCATTTTCGCCACATCATTAGCGTTGCCAAACAATCCGGCGTTTCCACTGACACCACCCATCATGGCTGCACCTTCATCGTGGACGTTCCCATGAAGCAGCTGGTGCCGGAAAAAGGAATCATCTTCAGTGGGCACAATGGTTGATTTAGGAATCTTATTCAAGGGATTGTAAACCAAGGTTGTTGCCCCAAGAGGTTTATAAAAATAGTTGGCATTTAATTCATCCAGAGACTGGCCATAAGCCTTTTCCAGGTAATCCTTAAAAAGATAAAAGGGTAAACCACTGTACTTGTATTCCAATTCCTCCCTTTGTGGAGCCTCTGCTATCAACTTGTAAATGGTGTCTTGATAATCCGTCCTTAAATAAAGATTTTCTGCAACTTTGATGCTGTATTTCGATGAAGATTTTTGACTAAAATATTTTTCCATTGGAGTACTATCCTCCCCTTCAACCATGGTCTCGTAATACGGGATATAAGGCTTGAGTTTTGCATAATGCGACAATGCCTCCCGAACCGTCACGGTATCCTTGTTACTTCCCTTTAATACCGGCATCAATTCACCCAATGGAGAATCAAGATCAAATTTGCCATCCTCTTCTGCCTTAATGATCATGGGCAGGCCTCCAAGAATCTTTGTAACGGAAGCTAAATCATACACACTGTTATTGTCTACCTTTTTTTTTTGATCATAAGTATAGTAACCGTAGCTTTCTCTAAAAACTACCTTACCATGACGCGCCACCAACACGTGAAGCCCGGGAGCCATGGCAGAATCAATGACTAAAGCAGCAACGGAATCAATTTTCTTCAATTTTGACCTGTCAAGGCCTACGTCCTCAGGAATAGAATATCCCAGGCGATTTATAGAAGATAATTGAAGGCCATAGCCAGACTTAAAATCATCCTTAATATTTACGGGGAGCATTCCTTTGATGTCCAGGGCCCCAAAAATCATCTGGGCCGATATATCCTGAGCCAGGGCCGTATTTTGATAGGATACGATGATTCCATCAATATTCTCAAAGGAATTAATCTTCAACAAACTGTAGGGACTTGCGAACAGGTTCAAAATGACCTTGTGTTTTTTGGCTATACCTTCAAGAAGGGCCAGTTCATCGTCTGCTATCTTATAATTGGCATAAGCTCCTAAACTCGTATGAAAACCAACAATGACCGTCTCATAGTTTTTCAACTTATTCAAATACTCCGAAAGAGTTCTCGCCGAAATCAGATCAACTTTTGCGTAATCATTTAATCTTTTAACAAAAGTCCGGTTGTTGTGTTTGCCAATCTTGATATAGGCCACTCTGTTTTTTTCCAGATCCTTGATCGGCAGCACTTCATTTTTATTCTGCACCAGGGTTATGGAACTTTCGACCAGCCTCCTATTCATCAAATCATCTTCAATGGAATTGAGGTCCTTCATCAGGTTGTCCGTCACGAGGGGCTGATAATTATTCAATCCCGCCCAGTATTTGGTTTTAAGAATCTTTCTTACGGACTCATCCAGTCTTTCTTTTGTCAGTGTGCCTTTTGAATAGGCTTTTTTAAAGAGTTCTATCGATTTTGCAACTTCAAGTGGCACGTCAAGGAGATCATTTCCGGCAAGAATCGCCTGCAGGTTAATTTCTTCTGAGGATGCGAAGTTTGTCGAACCTTTCATATTCAATGCATCCGTAACGATTAACCCCTTAAATCCCATTTCTTCTTTCAACAATCCTGCAATGATGTTGTGAGACAAAGAAGAGGGCAGCGATTCATTTGGTTCCAGGGCAGGTACGCTAAGGTGCCCTACCATGGCTGCTCCAATTCCTTCTTTAAAAATTTCGCGGTAGGGATAGAGCTCAACAGAATCCAGTCTGGCTCTGTCATGATTGACGGAAGGTAATGTTTTGTGTGAGTCCTGTGAGGTATCTCCATGCCCCGGAAAATGCTTGGCACATGCCATAATGTTCTCGCTTTGTATCCCTTTTGTAAAGGCAATGGCTTTCCTAGTTACATTATGAACGTCTTCTCCATAGGATCTGTTTCCGATAACAGGATTTAGCGGATTGGTATTTACATCAACTACAGGAGCAAAATTAATATGCACGCCCTCTCGTTTCATATGTTTCCCCATTTGCTTTCCCATATCATAGAGCAGGCTATTGTCTCTGATAGCGCCCAAAGCCATATTATAAGGAAAAGATACTGTATTCTTCAGCCGCATCCTGAGCCCCCATTCTCCGTCAATTCCAATCAAAAGAGGAACTTTTGAAAGACTTTGATATCTGTTCGTAAGTTCCATCTGCTTTACCGCCTGATCCTGAAAGAAAATCAAGGCGCCAATATGGTGCCTGGTGATGAGGTCACTTATGAATTTTTCGTGGGCAGCATCCTTATTGCTGTAGGCAGCCACCATGAATAACTGTCCTATTTTCTCCTCAACACTCATGGTTCTCATGATACTATCCACCCATTTATCCTGAGCTATACTATCTTTCGTTTTTAAAGGATCTGTCTGAGACTGGAGCGTCAGACCAACAATCAAAGCCAGGAACAGCATGATCTTATTCATAAAGTACATTTTAAGATGAGATATTCGTAGTTAACTTATAAAATAAGCCTTCGCAAATTAAAAAAGATTAGTTAAAATATCGGTTATGCCAACTTTTATT
This DNA window, taken from Lutimonas zeaxanthinifaciens, encodes the following:
- a CDS encoding 16S rRNA (uracil(1498)-N(3))-methyltransferase; its protein translation is MQLFFNPDISSSEEFISFTKEESRHIVKVLRKKPGDLLKITNGKGGLFSVEIEQAYDKKCTGRILNYEEKPKEWPYYLHIAIAPTKLNDRMEWFLEKATEIGIDEITPVICDRSERKQVKQERMEKVIISAMKQSLKFRMPFLNPVIGFSEFLKSADWDLGLIAHCEDGDKTSLKNFLPFKKRILIMIGPEGDFSTREIEEAMKTNLKPVSLGKSRLRTETAGIVACHTVSVLNE
- a CDS encoding transporter; protein product: MKSFLSSLLVILLTQICHAQYTEVINSRRPGFSDSPYSVGTKVYQVEGGLFYKNVGRFEYWDPILEQTITYGASSFGTDIMLRTGQFFEKLEFNLDMAVVSENRDYTRPAVYTDSGFGFSKMTLGAKYLVYKPEYADKSKEIRSWKARHSFDKKRLIPAVGVYAGLNTNLLTDLHKNPEGISPRFAIYTQNDLSERLIVLLNLIADKAFTNEAENSYIITVTYTLFENWSIFGENQGFFRKNVPNDFQFGAGGAYLINPNMQADFSARMIVDSRGDNTYLVGGGVSWRLDKHKDQVIVTTPENDEINVPQQKKSFFDTITFGLFAGNKSSNSGKMREVKTSKVKPRELQAPVNKKAQKARKKASKQAEKERKQREKAQKKQK
- a CDS encoding lysophospholipid acyltransferase family protein; protein product: MKKLWYLFVKFYIRTGFAFYFKRVLVSGKENVPKGKAILFVANHQNALIDPLLIGSVSPRELNFLTRADVFNKRLVRWLLSTVNMLPIYRIKDGINSLSRNEEVFEKCYKILNNKGTVLIFPEGNHNIQRRLRILSKGFTRIIFGTLKINPDLEIVVVPIGINYSNAKKYASSVHLIFGEPIIVNDHHKESALNGASSQLKTDVSNAMKKLITHIENAEHHDTITAKFHEEEFLHPNKVNQRISELGHEEEFEKTVESEFHLLKPLIHMNSFFPLLIWRKFYPKIVEEEFIATYRFSMGISIFPLFYLLQSFIVYLLLGSTASYFYLAFSFLIVFLYVKSK
- a CDS encoding DUF4159 domain-containing protein translates to MKFKLRNILESKPLLLKIFLMLVIGQFSYAQEVGILKYDGGGDWYANPTAVPNLIRFCNENIRTNIDEKPDNIEPQSKELFSYPIVFLTGHGNVYFSDDAINNIRNYLISGGFLHISDNYGLDTYIRREMKKVFPEIEFVEIPFDHAIYHQSYDFDGLPKIHEHDKKPASGYGLFYEGRLICFYDYESDLSDGWEDEFVHNDPPEVRLKALQMGANIISYAFKN
- a CDS encoding glycoside hydrolase family 3 N-terminal domain-containing protein, with the translated sequence MNKIMLFLALIVGLTLQSQTDPLKTKDSIAQDKWVDSIMRTMSVEEKIGQLFMVAAYSNKDAAHEKFISDLITRHHIGALIFFQDQAVKQMELTNRYQSLSKVPLLIGIDGEWGLRMRLKNTVSFPYNMALGAIRDNSLLYDMGKQMGKHMKREGVHINFAPVVDVNTNPLNPVIGNRSYGEDVHNVTRKAIAFTKGIQSENIMACAKHFPGHGDTSQDSHKTLPSVNHDRARLDSVELYPYREIFKEGIGAAMVGHLSVPALEPNESLPSSLSHNIIAGLLKEEMGFKGLIVTDALNMKGSTNFASSEEINLQAILAGNDLLDVPLEVAKSIELFKKAYSKGTLTKERLDESVRKILKTKYWAGLNNYQPLVTDNLMKDLNSIEDDLMNRRLVESSITLVQNKNEVLPIKDLEKNRVAYIKIGKHNNRTFVKRLNDYAKVDLISARTLSEYLNKLKNYETVIVGFHTSLGAYANYKIADDELALLEGIAKKHKVILNLFASPYSLLKINSFENIDGIIVSYQNTALAQDISAQMIFGALDIKGMLPVNIKDDFKSGYGLQLSSINRLGYSIPEDVGLDRSKLKKIDSVAALVIDSAMAPGLHVLVARHGKVVFRESYGYYTYDQKKKVDNNSVYDLASVTKILGGLPMIIKAEEDGKFDLDSPLGELMPVLKGSNKDTVTVREALSHYAKLKPYIPYYETMVEGEDSTPMEKYFSQKSSSKYSIKVAENLYLRTDYQDTIYKLIAEAPQREELEYKYSGLPFYLFKDYLEKAYGQSLDELNANYFYKPLGATTLVYNPLNKIPKSTIVPTEDDSFFRHQLLHGNVHDEGAAMMGGVSGNAGLFGNANDVAKMMQMYLQKGYYGGKSYFKPESFDKFNKRYFEENGVRRGLGFDKPQLDESMATCGCISFKSFGHSGYTGTYTFADPETEIVYVFLSNRVYPTRENNKLGDADIRTVVQGLIQESIMD
- a CDS encoding bile acid:sodium symporter family protein; its protein translation is MTDIDSIHIHFNSDNLWVVNLTLSLVMFGVALDIKVSDFTNLLKSPRPVIVGIVSQFILIPLVTFLMIIMINPYPSVALGMIMVAACPGGNISNFMTKLAGGNTALSVSLTAFASLAALVMTPLNFAIWGSFYTPTKEILKSVQVSPTEVARFVLLILGIPLILGMVIKNYHPNFATKASRFLKPISILIFLSFIVVAFYNNLDIFMDHIHYVFFLVIAHNTLLLLTGFYFARMNKLSYLDQKTLSIETGIQNSGLGLLLVFSFFDGLGGMALLVAFWAIWDIASGLLIAYFWSEKTVKENK
- a CDS encoding GTP cyclohydrolase, with the translated sequence MIQIKEISTKKELEEFVKFPFKLYKGNPYWVPPIINQEVAGFDKETNPVFEHADARFFLAIKGKEIVGRVAAIINNIEVKHQNVSRMRFGWIDFIDDLEVSKALIDKVEEIGRKAGLDFIEGPLGFSNLDKVGVLTEGFEIMSTMVTWYNYPYYAQHFKKLGLVPGQKFIETNFKLEDVDIAKYQKYASLIKRRYKLKAINFKSSREVLPYVEEMFHLFNTSYAKLSSFVPVSDKQIAYLKKKFISFVNPEYIKFIVDEKGKLVTFSITMPSFARALQKANGKLFPTGFLHLLYAKKYAKASVFFLIGIAPEYQKKGVTAIVFDEFFKTYSSKGVTKMIITPELEENKDIQLIWKNFKPQVHKRRCTMRMDITKK